GACCGAGGTCAGCCTGCACATCAAGCCCGGCGAAAAGGTGGCCATTATCGGCCGCATCGGCTCGGGCAAAACCACCCTGGAGCGGCTGGTGGCCGGGCTCTACAAACCCACCGAGGGCGCCATTCGCATAGACGGCATCGACATTGCCCAGCTGCAACCGGCGGTGCTGAGGCGCAACCTGGGTTTTGTACCTCAGGATGTGACCCTGTTTTACGGCTCCATTCGCGACAATATTGTGATCGCCAACCCGCTGGCGGACGAAGAGGCCGTGCTCAGGGCCGCCGAACGTGCCGGGGTGACGCTGTTTTCCCATCAGGATCCCGACGGCCTGGAGCGTCAGGTGGGCGAGGGCGGCCGGCTGTTGTCGGGCGGCCAGCGTCAGGCGGTGGCCATCGCCCGGGCCCTGCTGAATGAGCCCGTGATGCTGATCATGGACGAACCCACCTCCAACATGGACAACCGCTCCGAGCTGCATGTGCGCCAGCAACTGAACAGGCTGGGGGCGGGCCGAACCCTGCTGCTGGTTACGCATCGTACCTCCATGCTCGATGTGGCCGAGCGCATCATTGTGCTGGAGCAGGGCCGGGTGATGGCCGACGGTCCCAAGGAGCGGGTGCTGGCGCAGTTGCAGGCGGGCCAGGTCACCATGCGGGAGGTCAGTCATGGCTAGGCAACCCACCCCGGAGCAGCTCGACTACACCAGCGACACCGCCGCCGCCGTGCTGCTCAACACGCCCAGGGGAGCCCGGGCGCTGCTGTGGTGCATGCTGGCCTTTGTGCTGGCGGCCATTGTGTGGGCCCGCTTTGCCGAGCTGGAGGAGGTAACTTCCGGCAACGGCACCGTGATCCCCTCCAGCCAGTTGCAGGTGGTGTCGAACCTGGAAGGGGGCATAGTGCGCGAGCTGTATGTGCGTGAGGGCCAGCAGGTGGAGCAGGGGCAACCCCTGTTGCTGATCGACGACACCCGTTTCAGGTCGGATCTGCGCGAGCGCGAGCAGGAAATTGCCGCGCTGCAGGGCGATGTGCTTCGGCTGGAAGCCCAGGTGGCGTCCATTCAGGTGCGGGAGGCGGAGGATTCTGGCTGGCGCGAGCAGGTGCAGGTCACACCGGCGGAGCTGGTGTTTCCCCACGAGTTTACAGAGCAGTTCCCCCAGCAGCCCGCCATTCAGCGTTCGCTTTATAACGAGCGGCTCGAGTTTGTGAAAAACCAGCTGTCGATTTTCGGCAACCAGATCCAGCAGCGCGAGCAGGAAATTGTGGAAACCAGGGCCAAGGTGCGCACCCTGGGCCGGGGGGTGGGGCTGGCCGCCCGCGAGGTCAACATGAGCCGGCCTCTGGCCCGGGAAGGCATAGTGCCGCAGGTGGAAATTCTGCGCCTGGAGCGTCAGCTCAACGAACTGCAGGGCGAGCTGGAGTCGGCCCGGCTGCTGTTGCCCAAGCTGGAGGCCACCCTTAAGGAAACCATCTTCAAGCGCAAGGAAGTGGCCCTCGGCTTCCGTTCCGAGGCGCAGCAGCAACTGAACGAACGGCGCGGCCAGCTGGCCCGGCTGAAGGCCGGCGAGGTGGGCCTGCAGGACAGGGTCACGCGCACTTCTGTGCTGTCGCCGGTCAAGGGCACGGTCAAGACCCTGAGCGTGAACACGGTGGGCGGAGTGGTGCAGCCGGGGGTGAGCCTGGTGGAAATCGTGCCGCTGGAAGACACCCTGTTGGTGGAGGCGCGCATTGAGCCCCGCGACATCGGCTTCCTGCGGCCGGGGCTGGAGGCCATGGTCAAGTTCACCGCCTATGATTTCACTATTTATGGAGGCCTGGTGGGCGAGGTGGAAAAAATCAGCGCCGATTCCATTCAGGACGATGACGGCAACACCTTTTTCCTGGCCACCATCCGCACCAAAGAGAGCTTTTTGGGCAGCGAGCAGGCACCGCTTCGGATTATTCCGGGTATGCAGGCGGGGGTAGACATCATCACCGGCAAGAAAACGGTGCTGGACTACCTGCTCAAACCCATTCTAAGAGCAAAGCAGGGCGCTTTGCGTGAGCGTTGAGTCGAAGAAAGGGAGAAAAACAATGAGAAAATCGGCGATTGCAGTGCTGGTGGGCGCCGCCATGGTGCTGCCGGTCCATGGGCAAACACTGGAAGAGGCGGTAACCCAGACCCTGATGACCCACCCCAAGGTCAAGGAAGCCTTTCACCTTTATCAGTCCCGGCAATATGATCACGACGAGGCCTTTGCCGGCTATTTGCCAAAGCTCGATGCCAATGCCGGCATTGGTTATGAATACACCGACAGCCCC
The Oceanimonas pelagia genome window above contains:
- a CDS encoding HlyD family type I secretion periplasmic adaptor subunit; the protein is MARQPTPEQLDYTSDTAAAVLLNTPRGARALLWCMLAFVLAAIVWARFAELEEVTSGNGTVIPSSQLQVVSNLEGGIVRELYVREGQQVEQGQPLLLIDDTRFRSDLREREQEIAALQGDVLRLEAQVASIQVREAEDSGWREQVQVTPAELVFPHEFTEQFPQQPAIQRSLYNERLEFVKNQLSIFGNQIQQREQEIVETRAKVRTLGRGVGLAAREVNMSRPLAREGIVPQVEILRLERQLNELQGELESARLLLPKLEATLKETIFKRKEVALGFRSEAQQQLNERRGQLARLKAGEVGLQDRVTRTSVLSPVKGTVKTLSVNTVGGVVQPGVSLVEIVPLEDTLLVEARIEPRDIGFLRPGLEAMVKFTAYDFTIYGGLVGEVEKISADSIQDDDGNTFFLATIRTKESFLGSEQAPLRIIPGMQAGVDIITGKKTVLDYLLKPILRAKQGALRER